The following coding sequences are from one Cervus canadensis isolate Bull #8, Minnesota chromosome 4, ASM1932006v1, whole genome shotgun sequence window:
- the BABAM1 gene encoding BRISC and BRCA1-A complex member 1, which translates to MEVAEPSCPTEEEEEEEEEEEQSAEPRPRTRSNPEGAEDRALGAQTSVGSRSEGEGEAASADNGATNPPGAGPKPWQVPPPAPEIQVRTPRVNCPEKVIICLDLSEEMALPKLESFNGSKTNALNVSQKMIEMFVRTKHKIDKSHEFALVVVNDDTAWLSGLTSDPRELCSCLYDLETASCSTFNLEGLFSLIQQKTELPVTENVQTIPPPYVVRTILVYSRPPCQPQFSLTEPMKKMFQCPYFFFDVVYIHNGADEKEEEMSWKDMFAFMGSLDTKGTSYKYEVALAGPALELHNCMAKLLAHPLQRPCQSHASYSLLEEDDEATEVEATV; encoded by the exons ATGGAGGTGGCAGAGCCCAGCTGTCCCacggaagaggaggaagaagaggaggaggaagaggagcagtCAGCTGAGCCCAGGCCCCGCACTCGCTCCAACCCTGAGGGGGCTGAGGACCGGGCGCTGGGGGCCCAGACCAGCGTGGGCAGCCGCAGTGAGGGTGAGGGCGAGGCGGCCAGTGCTGACAACGGGGCCACCAACCCTCCAGGAGCCGGTCCCAAGCCGTGGCAGGTGCCTCCACCAGCCCCAGAGATCCAGGTGCGGACCCCAAGGGTCAACTGTCCAGAGAAAGTG ATCATCTGCCTGGACCTGTCAGAGGAAATGGCGCTGCCAAAGCTTGAGTCATTCAATGG CTCCAAAACCAACGCCCTCAATGTCTCCCAGAAAATGATCGAGATGTTCGTGCGGACAAAACACAAAATTGACAAGAGCCACGAGTTTGCGCTGGTGGTGGTGAACGATGACACGGCCTGG CTGTCTGGCCTGACCTCTGACCCCCGTGAACTCTGCAGCTGCCTCTACGACCTGGAAACAGCTTCCTGTTCCACCTTCA ATCTGGAAGGTCTCTTCAGCCTCAT CCAGCAGAAGACTGAGCTGCCAGTCACAGAGAACGTGCAGACGATCCCACCGCCGTATGTGGTCCGAACCATCCTGGTCTATAGCCGTCCACCCTGCCAGCCCCAGTTCTCCCTGACAGAGCCCATGAAG AAAATGTTCCAGTGCCCTTATTTCTTCTTCGATGTTGTTTACATCCACAACGGCGCTgatgagaaggaggaggaaatgagctGGAAG GACATGTTTGCCTTCATGGGAAGCCTGGATACCAAAGGTACCAGTTATAAATACGAAGTGGCGCTGGCTGGGCCAGCCCTTGAGCTTCACAACTGTATGGCCAAGCTGTTGGCTCATCCACTGCAACGGCCTTGCCAAAGCCATGCCTCCTATAGCCTGCTGGAGGAGGACGATGAAGCCACTGAGGTTGAGGCCACTGTCTGA
- the ANKLE1 gene encoding ankyrin repeat and LEM domain-containing protein 1 isoform X2, translating to MWATMRRRSAWLGSLHCTRARRRQPRGGAARAHKGAAGSWKPAGCATRWLPQGDSRGMGPAVGLARRLRTALQEEELRTVEDLLRRGADPNLVLEDGAAAMHLAARAQHLRSLCCLEALLRRGGDPNARSAEALTPLHVAAAWGCRRGLELLLSQGADPALRDQDGLLPLDLAEQQGHQNCARVLRELETRTRAPTRTWKGSRKPEPEPEPGGRGPCEKGLDTSLSGPPNVMLNSTTLGTGNGKDVSLEAGPGPPSLLAHPETADTDGGLESPLGRWDCSSVTSFVTAVEASGAEDLAGHTSPWTGVRLSQRVPRSLGTLQLAHQPLMEDREAELNAHLQALTLTLPDDPPSPQFFPDRSSTHTPPWELLPGPSDTHIPREDQLSPDSDLAALWLTEDEASATGGRDPSPCDQCPPDPTISDLELLQGLRALGKSPGPITSFTRPHYLRRLKEAQAAPGPDFSGHSPELAEALRTGRIPDAQADEDALVQQFERPDPTRRWREGVVKSSFTYLLLDPRPSSTWAREHGPGRTLISGRPLTTEDGQENRPVPRYARSWTFGPLVVALFPCIASSMWSLQRLTLEKHVLWML from the exons ATGTGGGCGACGATGCGGCGCCGCTCAGCCTGGCTGGGGTCGCTGCACTGCACCAGGGCGCGGAGAAGACAGCCGAGGGGCGGAGCGGCGCGTGCGCACAAGGGAGCCGCGGGAAGTTGGAAACCGGCAGGCTGCGCGACCAGGTGGCTGCCCCAAGGAGACAGCCGGGGCATGGGCCCGGCTGTCGGTTTGGCGCGGCGGCTGCGGACGGCGCTGCAGGAGGAGGAGTTGCG GACTGTGGAGGACTTGCTGCGCCGTGGTGCCGACCCCAATCTGGTACTCGAGGATGGCGCGGCGGCCATGCACCTGGCGGCCAGAGCCCAGCACCTGCGGAGTCTGTGTTGCCTCGAGGCCCTGCTGCGCCGAGGCGGGGACCCCAACGCTCG ATCGGCCGAGGCACTGACACCCCTGCATGTGGCCGCTGCCTGGGGCTGTCGCCGGGGCCTGGAGCTGCTGCTGAGCCAGGGAGCGGACCCCGCGCTCCGCGACCAG GACGGACTCCTGCCTCTGGACTTGGCGGAACAGCAAGGGCACCAGAACTGTGCCCGTGTGCTTCGGGAGCTGGAGACTCGGACCAGGGCCCCAACCCGGACCTGGAAAGGCTCCCGGAAGCCAGAACCTGAGCCAGAGCCTGGAG GCCGAGGCCCTTGTGAAAAGGGGCTGGATACCAGCCTCTCCGGTCCTCCTAATGTGATGCTGAACTCTACAACACTGGGCACAGGTAACGGCAAGGACGTGAGCCTGGAGGCTGGCCCTGGACCCCCCAGCCTGCTTGCCCACCCGGAGACTGCTGACACAGATGGTGGATTGGAGTCCCCACTGGGGCGCTGGGACTGCAGCTCGGTGACCTCCTTTGTCACTGCTGTTGAGGCCTCGGGAGCTGAGGATCTAGCTGGCCACACCTCCCCCTGGACTGGTGTCCGACTCTCCCAGAGGGTGCCAAGATCTCTGGGCACCCTACAGCTGGCACATCAACCCCTcatggaggacagggaggcagaACTAAATGCCCATCTGCAGGCCCTGACTCTGACCTTGCCGGATGATCCCCCCTCCCCTCAGTTCTTCCCAGACAGAAGCTCAACCCATACTCCCCCTTGGGAACTGCTGCCTGGACCTTCTGACACCCACATCCCAAGAGAGGACCAGCTATCCCCCGACAGTGATTTGGCTGCCCTctggctgacagaggatgaggcaaGCGCCACAGGGGGCAGGGACCCCAGCCCCTGTGACCAGTGTCCACCAGACCCTACCATATCTGACCTGGAGCTGCTGCAAGGGCTCCGGGCGCTTGGCAAGAGCCCAGGTCCCATCACGTCCTTCACCCGGCCACACTACCTCCGACGGCTGAAAGAAGCCCAGGCTGCTCCTG GCCCAGATTTTTCAGGGCACAGCCCAGAGCTGGCCGAAGCCCTGCGGACAGGCCGTATCCCAGATGCCCAAGCCGATGAAGATGCACTTGTCCAGCAGTTCGAGCGGCCAGACCCCACCAGACGGTGGCGGGAGGGGGTCGTGAAGTCCAGCTTCACATATCTGCTGCTGGACCCCAG GCCATCTTCTACGTGGGCAAGGGAACACGGGCCCGGCCGGACACTCATCTCTGGGAGGCCCTTAACCACCGAAGACGGCCAGGAAAACAG GCCTGTCCCAAGGTACGCCAGATCCTGGACATTTGGGCCACTGGTCGTGGCGTTGTTTCCCTGCATTGCTTCCAGCATGTGGTCCCTGCAGAGGCTTACACTCGAGAAGCATGTCTTGTGGATGCTCTAG
- the ANKLE1 gene encoding ankyrin repeat and LEM domain-containing protein 1 isoform X1 — protein sequence MWATMRRRSAWLGSLHCTRARRRQPRGGAARAHKGAAGSWKPAGCATRWLPQGDSRGMGPAVGLARRLRTALQEEELRTVEDLLRRGADPNLVLEDGAAAMHLAARAQHLRSLCCLEALLRRGGDPNARSAEALTPLHVAAAWGCRRGLELLLSQGADPALRDQDGLLPLDLAEQQGHQNCARVLRELETRTRAPTRTWKGSRKPEPEPEPGGRGPCEKGLDTSLSGPPNVMLNSTTLGTGNGKDVSLEAGPGPPSLLAHPETADTDGGLESPLGRWDCSSVTSFVTAVEASGAEDLAGHTSPWTGVRLSQRVPRSLGTLQLAHQPLMEDREAELNAHLQALTLTLPDDPPSPQFFPDRSSTHTPPWELLPGPSDTHIPREDQLSPDSDLAALWLTEDEASATGGRDPSPCDQCPPDPTISDLELLQGLRALGKSPGPITSFTRPHYLRRLKEAQAAPGPDFSGHSPELAEALRTGRIPDAQADEDALVQQFERPDPTRRWREGVVKSSFTYLLLDPRKTQDLPARAFSLSLAECLRTFVQAIFYVGKGTRARPDTHLWEALNHRRRPGKQACPKVRQILDIWATGRGVVSLHCFQHVVPAEAYTREACLVDALGIQMLTNQKQGHCYGVVADWPPTRRRRLGVHLLHRALLVFLAEGERELRPQDI from the exons ATGTGGGCGACGATGCGGCGCCGCTCAGCCTGGCTGGGGTCGCTGCACTGCACCAGGGCGCGGAGAAGACAGCCGAGGGGCGGAGCGGCGCGTGCGCACAAGGGAGCCGCGGGAAGTTGGAAACCGGCAGGCTGCGCGACCAGGTGGCTGCCCCAAGGAGACAGCCGGGGCATGGGCCCGGCTGTCGGTTTGGCGCGGCGGCTGCGGACGGCGCTGCAGGAGGAGGAGTTGCG GACTGTGGAGGACTTGCTGCGCCGTGGTGCCGACCCCAATCTGGTACTCGAGGATGGCGCGGCGGCCATGCACCTGGCGGCCAGAGCCCAGCACCTGCGGAGTCTGTGTTGCCTCGAGGCCCTGCTGCGCCGAGGCGGGGACCCCAACGCTCG ATCGGCCGAGGCACTGACACCCCTGCATGTGGCCGCTGCCTGGGGCTGTCGCCGGGGCCTGGAGCTGCTGCTGAGCCAGGGAGCGGACCCCGCGCTCCGCGACCAG GACGGACTCCTGCCTCTGGACTTGGCGGAACAGCAAGGGCACCAGAACTGTGCCCGTGTGCTTCGGGAGCTGGAGACTCGGACCAGGGCCCCAACCCGGACCTGGAAAGGCTCCCGGAAGCCAGAACCTGAGCCAGAGCCTGGAG GCCGAGGCCCTTGTGAAAAGGGGCTGGATACCAGCCTCTCCGGTCCTCCTAATGTGATGCTGAACTCTACAACACTGGGCACAGGTAACGGCAAGGACGTGAGCCTGGAGGCTGGCCCTGGACCCCCCAGCCTGCTTGCCCACCCGGAGACTGCTGACACAGATGGTGGATTGGAGTCCCCACTGGGGCGCTGGGACTGCAGCTCGGTGACCTCCTTTGTCACTGCTGTTGAGGCCTCGGGAGCTGAGGATCTAGCTGGCCACACCTCCCCCTGGACTGGTGTCCGACTCTCCCAGAGGGTGCCAAGATCTCTGGGCACCCTACAGCTGGCACATCAACCCCTcatggaggacagggaggcagaACTAAATGCCCATCTGCAGGCCCTGACTCTGACCTTGCCGGATGATCCCCCCTCCCCTCAGTTCTTCCCAGACAGAAGCTCAACCCATACTCCCCCTTGGGAACTGCTGCCTGGACCTTCTGACACCCACATCCCAAGAGAGGACCAGCTATCCCCCGACAGTGATTTGGCTGCCCTctggctgacagaggatgaggcaaGCGCCACAGGGGGCAGGGACCCCAGCCCCTGTGACCAGTGTCCACCAGACCCTACCATATCTGACCTGGAGCTGCTGCAAGGGCTCCGGGCGCTTGGCAAGAGCCCAGGTCCCATCACGTCCTTCACCCGGCCACACTACCTCCGACGGCTGAAAGAAGCCCAGGCTGCTCCTG GCCCAGATTTTTCAGGGCACAGCCCAGAGCTGGCCGAAGCCCTGCGGACAGGCCGTATCCCAGATGCCCAAGCCGATGAAGATGCACTTGTCCAGCAGTTCGAGCGGCCAGACCCCACCAGACGGTGGCGGGAGGGGGTCGTGAAGTCCAGCTTCACATATCTGCTGCTGGACCCCAG GAAGACTCAGGACCTGCCAGCCCGAGCCTTCTCACTGAGCCTAGCTGAATGCCTTCGGACTTTTGTCCAGGCCATCTTCTACGTGGGCAAGGGAACACGGGCCCGGCCGGACACTCATCTCTGGGAGGCCCTTAACCACCGAAGACGGCCAGGAAAACAG GCCTGTCCCAAGGTACGCCAGATCCTGGACATTTGGGCCACTGGTCGTGGCGTTGTTTCCCTGCATTGCTTCCAGCATGTGGTCCCTGCAGAGGCTTACACTCGAGAAGCATGTCTTGTGGATGCTCTAG GAATCCAGATGCTGACTAACCAGAAGCAAGGACATTGCTATGGAGTGGTGGCTGACTGGCCCCCCACCCGGCGCCGCCGCTTGGGGGTACATCTGCTGCACCGTGCTCTCCTTGTCTTCCTGGCTGAGGGTGAGCGAGAGCTACGGCCCCAGGACATCTAG